The Amphiura filiformis chromosome 12, Afil_fr2py, whole genome shotgun sequence genome includes a region encoding these proteins:
- the LOC140166815 gene encoding craniofacial development protein 2-like codes for MRVQNLRKTRVSDGSTRRPEDTSTAIGEERDAAQSTPVSDDGTGSKPIAGNSVLDGLGKARNSTPLRKPINVATWNVRSMSEGKVEIVEKEMIAKDIQILGVSELWWLGQGRFTTDGGNMIIYSGMESAKKRKGVGFIVEKSVIGYNPVNGRVMTLRLQGNPINISVMQVYAPTTDAPDSEIIEFYEMIQGTLDSIPKRDLLIVLGDWNAKIGKSSEESDIVGKHGLGTRNERGDRLYDFCAINNLVIGNTLFEHHPRRLWTWSSPGDRTRNQIDYIMVQKRWRSTLQNVRTRPSADCGSDHQLLVAKLKLRLKAKKGSRPPIRYDVDNIPVQYAVEVKNKFEQLMKVNEEEQTPNELWEDIKETVKNTAKKYIQKKRRIKQPWISQHTLNLADSRKEAKAAGDQNKRSRLNKEVAKSVKEDKRNFIERKCQEMERCKGDSKAAFGISKELTKKWVPRMDVINDANGITLTESDDIKKRWVEYSTILFEAQDQQVYTRGEIMEEEPPPLRSEVEQRY; via the coding sequence ATGAGAGTACAGAATCTAAGGAAAACGAGGGTATCGGATGGTTCGACCCGCAGGCCAGAAGATACGTCAACTGCTATTGGtgaagagagagatgctgctcaaAGTACACCTGTCAGTGATGACGGAACAGGATCAAAGCCTATTGCAGGAAATTCTGTTCTTGACGGTCTCGGGAAGGCAAGGAACAGCACCCCTTTGAGGAAACCAATAAATGTCGCTACATGGAATGTACGTAGCATGTCAGAAGGGAAGGTGGAAATAGTAGAGAAGGAGATGATTGCCAAAGATATCCAGATATTGGGAGTATCAGAACTGTGGTGGCTCGGACAAGGAAGATTTACAACTGATGGTGGCAATATGATCATCTACTCAGGAATGGAAAGCGCAAAGAAACGAAAAGGAGTTGGTTTCATTGTCGAGAAGTCTGTGATAGGATATAACCCAGTCAATGGGAGGGTGATGACCTTAAGACTACAAGGAAATCCCATCAATATTTCTGTGATGCAAGTATATGCACCTACAACAGATGCACCTGACTCAGAGATCATAGAGTTCTATGAGATGATCCAGGGAACATTAGACAGTATTCCAAAGAGAGACCTGCTCATTGTACTGGGTGATTGGAATGCCAAAATTGGAAAGAGTAGCGAAGAGTCGGACATTGTAGGCAAACATGGGCTTGGAaccagaaatgaacgtggagacagactgtATGATTTCTGTGCGATAAATAACTTGGTCATCGGAAACACACTTTTTGAACATCATCCACGGAGGCTGTGGACTTGGTCAAGCCCTGGTGacagaacaagaaaccagattgACTACATCATGGTTCAGAAGAGATGGAGGTCAACACTCCAAAATGTAAGGACAAGACCAAGTGCAGATTGTGGTAGCGACCATCAACTTCTTGTAGCCAAGTTAAAATTGAGATTGAAAGCAAAGAAAGGAAGCAGACCACCAATCAGGTATGATGTTGATAACATCCCCGTTCAGTATGCTGTTGAGGTAAAGAACAAGTTTGAGCAGTTAATGAAAGTGAACGAGGAGGAACAGACACCAAATGAACTGTGGGAGGACATAAAGGAAACAGTCAAGAATACAGCCAAGAAATACATCCAGAAGAAAAGGAGAATAAAGCAACCCTGGATATCACAACACACACTGAATTTAGCTGACAGCAGGAAAGAAGCAAAAGCAGCTGGTGATCAGAATAAAAGGTCACGCCTGAACAAGGAGGTTGCTAAGAGTGTAAAGGAAGATAAGAGGAACTTCATCGAAAGAAAATGTCAGGAAATGGAGAGATGTAAAGGTGATTCGAAAGCGGCCTTTGGCATATCAAAGGAGTTAACAAAGAAGTGGGTTCCAAGAATGGATGTAATAAATGATGCAAATGGCATTACACTAACTGAAAGTGACGATATCAAGAAAAGGTGGGTGGAATATAGCACCAtactgtttgaggcacaagaccaACAAGTGTATACTCGCGGTGAAATTATGGAAGAGGAGCCGCCACCACTTCGATCAGAAGTAGAACAGCGTTATTGA
- the LOC140166188 gene encoding histamine N-methyltransferase-like isoform X1, with protein MAESNKYAILRPLFTDQSHYAKAFKYCMSVADNLEAIQKWTNESFCEHVVEKLVADIGEGTDDKLLRVLGVGSGSGEIELLFLDKLLIKFPHIHSCVVEPCADLLEKYQAKVEENAMGITYDWQMYKLEDFVANQQENSQKYHFISAISSMYYVKDLNQALRSLHDMLAPGGILLVTIAADYTGYGKLWRTFPSLGSEISSQDESPESAAASSHHRDSAHVRDALRQLQIPYHIDEYAFQTKITQCFDAKQSEEGDLMLDFLTHAIRFREASKDLLYQQVLACIKESCVQNGGDWFFQSKMVCFFITKI; from the exons ATGGCTGAATCGAATAAATATGCAATACTCAGGCCACTTTTTACGGACCAATCGCACTATGCAAAAGCGTTCAAGTATTGCATGAGCGTAGCTGACAATTTAGAAGCTATACAAAAATGGACCAATGAGTCTTTCTGTGAGCATGTGGTGGAGAAACTGGTGGCAGATATAGGTGAAGGAACCGATGACAAACTGCTTCGTGTTCTAGGTGTAGGGAGTGGGAGTG GTGAAATAGAACTCCTATTTCTGGATAAGCTGCTTATTAAGTTTCCACATATTCATTCCTGCGTCGTGGAGCCCTGTGCAGATTTACTAGAAAAGTACCAGGCCAAAGTAGAAGAGAATGCGATGGGTATTACATATGACTGGCAAATGTACAAATTAGAAGACTTTGTGGCAAACCAGCAAGAAAACAGCCAAAAGTATCACTTCATAAGTGCAATAAGTTCCATGTACTATGTGAAAGATTTGAATCAAGCGCTACGAAGTCTTCATGACATGCTGGCGCCGGGTGGAATTCTGTTAGTAACAATTGCCGCAG ACTACACTGGTTATGGAAAGCTGTGGAGAACATTTCCCTCTCTTGGATCTGAAATTTCGTCACAGGATGAGTCACCAGAGAGCGCAGCAGCATCTTCACATCACCGGGACTCGGCCCACGTACGCGATGCACTGCGTCAATTACAAATCCCATATCACATAGATGAGTACGCATTTCAAACAAAGATTACCCAGTGTTTTGATGCTAAACAAAGTGAAGAGGGCGATTTAATGCTTGATTTTCTGACTCATGCGATCAGATTCAGAGAGGCGTCAAAAGATCTTCTTTATCAGCAAGTATTGGCGTGTATCAAAGAAAGCTGTGTCCAAAATGGAGGTGATTGGTTCTTCCAATCAAAAATGGTATGCTTCTTCATTACCAAAATTTAA